CACATTTTCCGGTTGCGGGGTGGAATGGGGCCAGCTTATCCCTCTATTGTGGCTTCTGGCGCTAATGCCTGCGTACTTCACTACATTGAGAATAATCGCCAAATGCAGAATGGGGAATTGCTGCTAATTGATGCTGGCTGTGCTTATGGTTATTACAACTCTGATATTACTCGGACATTTCCGGTAGGCGGTAAATTTACACCAGAACAAAAGACACTGTATGAGATTGTACTGGAAGCGCAAAAACAAGCGATCGCTCAAGTGCAACCAGGCAATACCTTTAAATCCGTTCATGATGCCGCGGTACGTGTTATCACTGAAGGCTTACTTGAACTTGGTATCCTCAAAGGCGAAATTGACAAGTTGATTGAGGAAGAGAAATACAAGCCATATTATATGCACCGCACCAGTCATTGGTTAGGCTTGGATGTCCATGATGTGGGTGTTTACCAGCACGGTGATGATAAACCACAAATTTTACAACCGGGTCAAATTCTAACAGTGGAACCAGGGCTTTATATTGTGCCTGATACCAAACTAGCAGAAGACCAACCAGAGACAGATTCTCGTTGGGTTGGCATTGGCATTCGCATCGAAGACGATGTGTTAGTTACTTCTGGCGGACATGAAGTATTAACTGCGGGGGTTCCCAAAGCAGTGGATGAAGTTGAAAGATAAAAAAAATGGGGATGGCACACACCATCCCCAAGCTAAAATTGTGGACAAGCCATCAAAGTAGTTGTCAAAATTCCTAAGATTTTATCTATTTCTTTAATAAAGTAATCGTTTTTATCTATAAAAATAGTTTTGTCACAAAGTTTGAGAAATTTCCAATCTGTGCCTGTTGTGACTACACCATAAATTTCATTTATAATATTTCCTTGTTGCTGGTTAAATAATTGAGATGCAATCATTGTCGCAATGCATTGCCCTAAACCAGATTTAATACTCTCATTCTTAGCTTCTACAATAGTCACGACAGGGCTGGTAATATCATATTGCTCTGGTGAACAACTGAGAATAAAATCACAACGTCCTTCTAATCCCTGAGCAGCATCTACATTAAACTCTGAACCAGAAAATAGACTAATTTGGTGTTTAAAATAGCGTTTAACTTCTATTAAAAC
This region of Nostoc sp. UHCC 0302 genomic DNA includes:
- a CDS encoding aminopeptidase P N-terminal domain-containing protein, producing MEAEYRQRREQLMAKIGNGTAIFRSAPMAVMHNDVEYVYRQDSDFFYLTGFNEAQAVAVLAPHHQEHRFVLFVQPKDREKEVWTGYRCGVEAAKEIYGADEAYPIAELDEKLPQYLEKADRIYYHLGRDHAFNDTILGHYQSLLRTYPKRGTGPIAIEDTGPILGSMRLIKSEAELELMRQAAAIAVEAHNHAMEFTAPGRYEYEIQAEIEHIFRLRGGMGPAYPSIVASGANACVLHYIENNRQMQNGELLLIDAGCAYGYYNSDITRTFPVGGKFTPEQKTLYEIVLEAQKQAIAQVQPGNTFKSVHDAAVRVITEGLLELGILKGEIDKLIEEEKYKPYYMHRTSHWLGLDVHDVGVYQHGDDKPQILQPGQILTVEPGLYIVPDTKLAEDQPETDSRWVGIGIRIEDDVLVTSGGHEVLTAGVPKAVDEVER